The following proteins are encoded in a genomic region of Candidatus Binatus sp.:
- a CDS encoding SDR family NAD(P)-dependent oxidoreductase: protein MDSLESLFSLRGHRALVTGASSGLGVECAKALALAGADVALIARRGDRVVALAKELAKSHGVKTIGIGADVTIDADLDRVMADATAALGDIDILVNNAGVSPTGRAERFKREDWDNAIAVNLTAPMMLSQRVASRLIETKQPGRIINMASIYATVASAIYRLSAYAATKAALANLTRQLAVEWAGYNILVNAIAPGWIPTEATEGGIAKSANRERMETFTPMKRLGTPEEIRGAVIFLASPASSYVTGTLLSVDGGYQAW from the coding sequence ATGGATTCGCTCGAATCGCTGTTCTCACTACGGGGGCATCGCGCGCTGGTCACCGGTGCGTCGTCGGGACTCGGGGTGGAATGCGCCAAGGCGCTCGCGCTCGCGGGCGCGGACGTCGCCCTGATTGCGCGCCGCGGAGACCGGGTCGTGGCGCTGGCGAAGGAATTGGCCAAGTCCCACGGCGTCAAGACGATCGGAATCGGCGCCGATGTCACGATCGACGCGGACCTGGATCGCGTGATGGCGGACGCGACTGCGGCACTCGGCGATATCGACATCCTGGTGAACAATGCGGGCGTATCGCCGACCGGGCGCGCCGAGCGATTCAAGCGCGAGGATTGGGATAACGCGATCGCGGTGAACCTGACGGCGCCGATGATGCTCTCGCAGCGCGTCGCGTCGCGGCTGATCGAAACTAAGCAGCCCGGCAGGATCATCAACATGGCGTCGATTTACGCCACCGTCGCGAGCGCGATCTACCGGCTGTCGGCATACGCGGCGACCAAGGCAGCGTTGGCAAATCTCACGCGGCAACTTGCGGTCGAATGGGCCGGCTACAACATTCTGGTGAACGCGATCGCGCCCGGCTGGATTCCCACCGAGGCGACCGAGGGCGGTATCGCGAAATCGGCGAACAGGGAACGGATGGAAACGTTCACGCCGATGAAGCGCCTCGGAACGCCGGAAGAAATTCGCGGCGCGGTG
- the ltaE gene encoding low-specificity L-threonine aldolase → MSKFDLIDLRSDTVSLPTPAMRDAIARAELGDDVYGEDPTVNRLERMAAALMGKEAALLVPSGTMGNLIAMLAHCARGAKAIVGAESHTNLYEAGGASALGGIVLTPIHNAESGELDLGELHRELGTPNDDHFAQPSLVVLENTHNRCGGAPVKLSHMAEVAEAAHRRGLPLHLDGARIFNAAIALETSAKEIASVADTVSFCLSKGLACPIGSILCGSKDFIARAHRARKMLGGGMRQAGIIAAAGIVALDTMIDRLVEDHQNARALAQGLALVAGLNVRSVANRTNMVVFDVDGDGQVARRFAAAMKERGVLISPREATSFRAVTHHGVARADIDRTVAIAAQAAGEVFGD, encoded by the coding sequence ATGAGTAAATTTGATTTGATCGATCTGCGCAGCGACACCGTCTCTCTGCCGACGCCCGCAATGCGCGACGCGATCGCGCGCGCCGAGTTGGGCGACGACGTCTATGGCGAGGATCCAACCGTCAACCGGCTCGAGCGGATGGCGGCGGCACTGATGGGCAAGGAGGCCGCGTTGCTGGTGCCGAGCGGCACGATGGGCAACCTGATCGCGATGCTGGCGCATTGCGCGCGCGGCGCCAAGGCGATCGTCGGGGCGGAATCGCACACCAATCTGTACGAAGCGGGCGGCGCGTCGGCGCTCGGCGGTATCGTGCTCACGCCGATTCACAACGCCGAAAGTGGCGAACTCGATCTCGGCGAGCTTCACCGCGAGCTTGGCACGCCGAACGACGACCACTTCGCGCAGCCGTCGCTGGTGGTGCTCGAAAACACGCACAATCGATGCGGCGGCGCGCCGGTCAAGCTGTCGCACATGGCGGAAGTGGCCGAGGCGGCGCATCGGCGCGGACTCCCGCTGCATCTCGACGGCGCGCGCATTTTCAACGCGGCAATCGCGCTCGAAACCAGCGCCAAAGAAATCGCGAGCGTCGCGGATACGGTTTCGTTTTGCCTGTCGAAGGGACTCGCGTGCCCGATCGGATCGATCCTCTGCGGCAGTAAGGATTTCATCGCGCGGGCTCATCGCGCGCGCAAGATGCTCGGCGGCGGAATGCGGCAGGCGGGGATAATCGCGGCGGCCGGAATCGTGGCGCTGGATACGATGATCGATCGCCTCGTCGAGGATCATCAGAATGCGCGCGCGCTCGCGCAGGGACTCGCGCTGGTCGCGGGATTGAACGTGCGGTCGGTCGCGAACCGCACCAACATGGTCGTCTTCGACGTCGATGGCGACGGACAAGTTGCGCGGCGATTCGCTGCTGCGATGAAAGAGCGCGGCGTGCTGATCTCGCCGCGGGAGGCGACCTCATTTCGCGCCGTGACTCATCATGGAGTCGCGCGCGCCGACATCGATCGCACGGTCGCCATCGCGGCGCAGGCGGCCGGCGAAGTCTTCGGCGACTGA